A genomic region of Alphaproteobacteria bacterium contains the following coding sequences:
- the nusB gene encoding transcription antitermination factor NusB: MSVAAASSDPNSRPGRRRLARLGAVQALYQIEISATPVELVIAEFLAHRLGQELDGDRYGEADGDFFSLIVRGVSGQRQDLDDMIAAALTTAWTVARLDAILRHILRAGAFELAQRPDVPARAVINEYLDLAKAFFDGTEPRLVNGVLDRLGHVLRPEELGPAAQEMAAESG; this comes from the coding sequence ATGAGCGTTGCGGCCGCGTCTTCCGATCCCAATTCCCGACCGGGGCGGCGCAGACTGGCCCGCCTGGGGGCTGTTCAGGCACTTTACCAGATCGAAATTTCGGCCACCCCGGTGGAACTGGTGATCGCCGAGTTCTTGGCCCATCGCCTGGGCCAGGAGCTCGACGGCGATCGCTATGGCGAGGCCGACGGCGATTTCTTCTCGCTCATCGTGCGCGGCGTCAGCGGCCAGCGCCAGGACCTCGACGACATGATCGCGGCGGCGCTCACCACCGCCTGGACGGTGGCGCGCCTCGACGCCATCCTGCGCCATATCCTGCGCGCCGGCGCCTTCGAGCTGGCCCAGCGTCCGGACGTGCCGGCGCGGGCCGTCATCAACGAATACCTCGATCTGGCCAAGGCCTTCTTCGACGGCACCGAGCCGCGCCTGGTCAACGGCGTGCTCGATCGCCTCGGTCATGTCCTGAGGCCCGAAGAATTGGGGCCGGCGGCGCAGGAGATGGCGGCCGAAAGTGGCTGA
- the thiL gene encoding thiamine-phosphate kinase — MGRRGEFELINEIFAPLASGHELAFGLTDDAALVRPRPGCDLVLTKDALVADVHFPADEAPDLVARKLLRVNLSDLAAMGAEPLGYLLALALPADLGEGWLESFAAGLASDQGEFDLALLGGDMVATPGALTLSLTALGEVEEGRALRRNGARQGDLVYLSGSIGDAALGLLVLKGGLAGLDRQAAGALLDRYRLPRPRLKLGRALGGLVSAASDVSDGLVADLEHICQASGVAALIEAARLPLSPAAEAALALDPALRRRLLAGDDYEILATLAPEGEAAAVAAAAAAGVAFTRIGEIRSGSGVSLRDADGRILEAGAGYRHF; from the coding sequence CTGGGCCGGCGCGGCGAATTCGAATTGATCAACGAGATTTTTGCGCCGCTGGCCAGCGGCCACGAGCTGGCCTTCGGTTTGACTGACGATGCCGCGCTGGTACGGCCACGGCCGGGCTGCGATCTGGTACTGACCAAGGATGCCCTGGTGGCCGATGTGCATTTTCCCGCCGACGAGGCGCCGGACCTGGTGGCCCGCAAACTTTTGCGCGTCAACCTTTCGGACCTGGCGGCCATGGGCGCGGAGCCGCTGGGCTACCTGCTGGCCCTGGCCCTGCCGGCCGATCTGGGCGAAGGCTGGTTGGAGTCGTTTGCCGCCGGCCTGGCCAGTGACCAGGGCGAGTTCGACCTGGCGCTGCTGGGCGGCGACATGGTGGCGACGCCGGGCGCGCTGACGTTGTCGCTGACGGCGCTGGGCGAGGTCGAGGAGGGCCGCGCGCTGCGTCGCAACGGGGCCCGCCAGGGTGATCTCGTCTATCTATCGGGCAGCATCGGGGATGCTGCGCTGGGTTTGCTGGTGCTCAAGGGGGGATTGGCGGGACTGGACCGGCAAGCCGCTGGGGCGTTGCTCGATCGCTATCGGCTGCCGCGCCCGCGCCTCAAGCTGGGGCGGGCGCTGGGCGGTCTGGTCAGTGCCGCCAGCGATGTCTCGGATGGTCTGGTCGCCGATCTCGAACATATCTGCCAGGCTTCCGGCGTGGCGGCGCTGATCGAGGCGGCGCGTTTGCCGCTGTCGCCGGCGGCCGAGGCGGCGCTGGCGCTCGATCCGGCGTTACGGCGGCGGCTACTGGCCGGCGACGACTACGAAATCCTGGCCACGCTGGCGCCGGAGGGCGAGGCCGCGGCGGTGGCTGCCGCGGCCGCGGCCGGCGTGGCCTTTACCCGGATCGGTGAAATTCGCTCCGGCAGCGGCGTCAGCTTGCGCGACGCGGACGGCCGAATCCTCGAGGCCGGGGCCGGTTACCGGCATTTTTGA
- a CDS encoding MFS transporter, with product MNRAQRNVAVLAGCQALLLTGNAILIALSPLVGFALAPDKAFATLPVTSYVVATALSTVPASLWMKRVGRRAGFMTGAVIGIGAGALSSYAIYSGDFMLFCAGTGLAGLYNACGQYYRFAAVDVASDSFKSKAISFVMAGGIVGAFLGPGSAILTRDVFPEHLFLGSYMSTMIFALLAIGLLTLVDIPPPGEQERQSGGRPLATIVAQPVFLVAVLGGMIGYGVMNLVMTATPLAMTACQHPFDDTAIVIQWHIVGMFAPAFFTGSLINRFSVLKIMLCGTLLMFACVAVALSGLEFLYFWTSLVLLGLGWNFLFVGGTTLLTECYAPAEKAKVQAANDFLVFGTVAAASLTSGTLLHLIGWHAVLLGALPFLAFTGLASLWLLRRRVA from the coding sequence ATGAATAGAGCCCAACGCAACGTTGCCGTCCTGGCCGGCTGCCAGGCGCTGCTGCTGACCGGCAATGCCATCCTCATCGCGCTGAGCCCACTGGTCGGCTTTGCCCTGGCGCCCGACAAGGCCTTTGCCACGCTGCCTGTCACCAGCTACGTGGTGGCCACGGCGCTAAGCACGGTGCCGGCCTCGCTCTGGATGAAGCGGGTGGGGCGGCGCGCCGGCTTCATGACGGGAGCCGTGATCGGCATCGGGGCCGGGGCGTTGTCGAGCTACGCCATCTACAGCGGCGACTTTATGCTCTTTTGCGCCGGCACCGGCCTTGCGGGCCTCTACAACGCTTGTGGCCAGTACTACCGCTTCGCCGCCGTCGACGTGGCCAGCGACAGCTTCAAGAGCAAGGCCATCTCCTTCGTCATGGCCGGCGGCATCGTCGGTGCCTTCCTGGGCCCCGGCAGTGCCATCCTGACGCGTGACGTCTTTCCCGAGCACCTATTTCTCGGCTCCTACATGTCGACCATGATCTTTGCGCTGCTGGCCATCGGCCTGCTGACGCTGGTCGACATCCCACCGCCCGGCGAGCAAGAGCGCCAGAGCGGCGGTCGCCCCCTGGCCACAATCGTCGCCCAGCCCGTCTTTTTGGTGGCCGTGCTGGGCGGCATGATCGGCTACGGCGTGATGAACTTGGTGATGACGGCGACGCCGCTGGCCATGACGGCGTGCCAACATCCCTTCGACGATACCGCTATCGTCATCCAGTGGCATATCGTCGGCATGTTCGCGCCGGCCTTCTTCACCGGTTCGCTGATCAACCGCTTCAGTGTGCTGAAGATCATGCTCTGCGGCACGCTGTTGATGTTCGCCTGCGTCGCGGTGGCGCTTTCGGGCTTGGAATTCCTCTATTTCTGGACCTCGCTGGTGCTACTGGGGCTGGGTTGGAACTTCCTTTTCGTCGGCGGCACGACGCTGTTGACCGAGTGCTATGCGCCGGCCGAAAAGGCCAAGGTGCAGGCGGCCAACGACTTTCTCGTGTTTGGCACCGTGGCCGCCGCCTCGCTGACTTCGGGCACGCTTTTGCACCTGATCGGCTGGCACGCCGTGCTTTTGGGGGCGCTGCCCTTCCTGGCGTTTACCGGGCTGGCCTCGCTGTGGCTGCTGCGCCGCCGGGTGGCCTGA